The following are from one region of the Haemophilus parainfluenzae genome:
- a CDS encoding FTR1 family iron permease, translated as MLFRSIRFFFLIFSLAFSSSLFAQDNYQQWVDDITARLDKTSQLIQQGNTDDARTEVQMAYFEVFENLEGPIRINFSAQKSYQMEATFGEIRKMIGEGSSQKDIQTKIDQLKKELKEVLPSLVEGHQLNADGQHGVYDNQAIAPYWQQSFKTIDDLIAQGIDAYQNGNLANAKKLFQQAQYDGYKNSEMEMSIRQNRSAEISAAINQQFYNIIRLSEQADQITELGYQSTQLLQDIEENLPNLPTTREEQNVQSNTAQQATDNQQEQDWNKIKQEINQRIQQAIALYQQGESKKAILSVQDTYFDVFESTGMENKVGSRDSNFKAELEGYFTRLVSLMKAEQGDKLQAQADGLNQNLTKAVEMLQGEEQSDWSMFLYSLLIILREGLEALLIVAAIVTYLIKNNYQDKLPVIRQSVYVALIASVITAFIFQLIFENSGQNRELLEGFTMIFAVVMLFMMSYWLLSKVEAQNWKRYLEGKLSTALTTGSLIGLWLTSFLAVYREGAETVLFYYALVGDAKSAVSFIYLFAGIIVGAIILTICYFVMRYTVVKLPLKPFFMFTGSFMYLMAFVFAGKSVLELIEGKLFEPTLISGVPEISWLGIYPYMETLIPQAILLVAAVFALFIMKYQSKKAA; from the coding sequence ATGCTATTCCGTTCTATTCGATTTTTCTTTTTAATTTTTTCACTCGCCTTTTCTTCTTCACTCTTTGCACAAGATAACTATCAACAATGGGTTGATGATATTACGGCTCGCTTAGATAAAACGTCTCAACTTATCCAACAAGGCAATACAGATGACGCCCGTACTGAAGTGCAAATGGCTTATTTTGAAGTCTTTGAAAATCTAGAAGGCCCAATTCGTATCAATTTCTCAGCACAAAAAAGCTACCAAATGGAAGCGACTTTTGGCGAAATCCGTAAAATGATCGGTGAGGGCAGCTCACAAAAAGATATTCAGACTAAAATTGATCAGCTCAAAAAAGAATTAAAAGAAGTGTTGCCATCATTAGTTGAAGGCCATCAACTCAATGCCGATGGACAACATGGCGTTTATGATAATCAAGCGATTGCCCCTTATTGGCAACAAAGTTTTAAAACCATTGATGACTTGATCGCTCAAGGGATCGATGCTTATCAAAATGGTAATCTTGCCAATGCCAAAAAATTGTTCCAACAAGCACAATATGATGGCTATAAAAACTCAGAAATGGAAATGTCCATTCGCCAAAATCGCTCTGCAGAAATCTCAGCCGCGATTAACCAACAGTTTTACAACATCATTCGTTTAAGTGAACAAGCGGATCAAATTACAGAACTTGGTTATCAAAGCACGCAATTATTACAAGATATTGAAGAAAACTTGCCTAACTTACCAACCACACGAGAAGAACAAAACGTTCAATCCAATACGGCACAGCAAGCAACTGATAACCAACAAGAGCAAGATTGGAATAAGATTAAACAAGAGATCAACCAACGTATTCAACAAGCTATTGCCCTCTATCAACAAGGTGAAAGCAAAAAAGCGATTCTTTCCGTACAAGACACCTATTTCGACGTGTTTGAAAGCACTGGAATGGAAAACAAAGTGGGTTCTCGTGACAGTAACTTTAAAGCTGAACTTGAAGGCTACTTTACTCGTCTCGTGAGTTTAATGAAAGCTGAACAAGGTGATAAGTTACAAGCTCAAGCTGATGGTCTAAACCAGAATCTAACTAAAGCGGTTGAAATGTTACAGGGCGAAGAACAAAGCGATTGGTCTATGTTCTTATATAGCCTTTTAATCATCCTTCGTGAAGGTTTGGAAGCCTTATTGATTGTTGCCGCTATCGTGACTTACTTAATTAAAAATAACTACCAAGATAAATTGCCAGTTATTCGTCAGTCTGTTTATGTGGCGTTAATTGCCAGTGTGATTACCGCATTTATCTTCCAGCTTATCTTTGAAAACTCCGGTCAAAACCGCGAATTGCTCGAAGGCTTTACGATGATTTTTGCCGTCGTCATGCTCTTTATGATGAGTTACTGGTTGTTATCTAAAGTTGAAGCACAAAACTGGAAACGTTATTTAGAAGGCAAACTCTCTACTGCCCTCACCACAGGCTCACTCATTGGCTTATGGCTTACCAGCTTCTTAGCCGTATATCGCGAAGGGGCGGAAACCGTATTATTCTACTATGCCCTTGTGGGTGATGCGAAAAGTGCGGTCAGTTTTATCTACCTTTTCGCAGGTATCATTGTCGGCGCAATTATTCTCACCATTTGCTACTTCGTGATGCGCTATACCGTGGTGAAATTACCGCTTAAACCATTCTTTATGTTTACGGGCTCATTTATGTACTTAATGGCCTTTGTATTCGCCGGAAAATCTGTTTTAGAACTCATTGAAGGCAAACTTTTCGAGCCAACGCTGATTAGCGGTGTGCCTGAAATTTCGTGGTTAGGTATTTATCCTTATATGGAAACCTTGATTCCACAAGCAATC
- the mrcB gene encoding penicillin-binding protein 1B produces the protein MSETEKTSPEQQETQAPDKRRSCKIFLAKAAFTLGTLAVFYGGYLDWQIRSKMDGQIWRLPAEVYSRLESVKLSDNLSFDEVIQILLDNEYRQTTMIAAPGDFKLEEDTIVLLRRAFPYPDKPEPQRVLRLRFTDNKLSRIEDLVNVKAVDEFRLAPKLIAMLESDNEDRLAIPLQQYPRLLIDALLLTEDRRFYEHNGINPVGIVRAMIANIKAGQTVQGGSTLTQQLVKNLFLSSERSLTRKANEALMSLVLDWRYDKNRILETYLNEIYLGQNGDIQIHGFALASQFYFGRSIREISLDQIALLVGMVKGPSLYNPWRNPQYALDRRNVVLKLMLDHQMIGDELYEMLSKRPLGVQAKGQISRKYPAFIQTLQADLRRQLGENKTSALLGARIFSTMDLKQQAQAENAVVNTVNQLQLQTKNPHLEGAMIIADYHLGEVRAVVGGLQTEYAGFNRALMSKRQIGSLVKPSIYLTALMNPEQFRLNTPIQNQPITIYVKGSQPWQPRNYDRKYSGSVMLMDALARSLNIPTVNIGMKVGLSKVIDTQKAMGWDNVAIPKVPATLLGSYSISPYDVTKLYQTIANQGGKIELSTIQSIADRQGNIIYEHNTVPDQVVPREAAYQTLYAMQQTVERGTARSLQNDYADLHLAGKTGTTNDARDTWFVGIDGKNVSTIWLGRDDNGETKLTGASGALQIYKDYLNRVVIEKLKLGQPSTIKWVGINAYGSWSCGSSRTIPVWANKDQNFCASAQTTSTATATATQTTQSPQPEQPESPKQESVWDVLDNKAPVEEATPAQ, from the coding sequence ATGTCGGAAACGGAAAAAACCTCACCAGAGCAACAAGAAACGCAAGCACCAGATAAGCGCCGTTCTTGTAAAATCTTTTTAGCTAAAGCAGCCTTTACTTTAGGGACGCTTGCCGTATTTTATGGTGGCTATTTAGACTGGCAAATTCGCTCAAAAATGGATGGCCAGATTTGGCGTTTACCGGCTGAAGTGTATAGTCGCTTAGAAAGCGTAAAACTATCTGATAACCTTTCTTTTGACGAGGTCATTCAAATCTTACTCGATAACGAATACCGTCAAACCACAATGATTGCAGCACCGGGTGATTTTAAACTCGAAGAGGATACCATCGTATTACTTCGTCGCGCATTCCCTTATCCTGACAAACCTGAACCACAGCGTGTATTACGTTTACGTTTTACGGATAACAAACTTTCTCGTATTGAAGACTTAGTCAACGTAAAAGCGGTTGATGAATTCCGTCTTGCGCCTAAATTAATTGCAATGTTGGAATCAGATAATGAAGATCGTTTAGCCATTCCGTTACAGCAATACCCTCGTTTACTCATCGATGCCTTATTACTCACAGAGGATCGCCGTTTTTATGAGCATAACGGGATTAATCCAGTGGGGATTGTGCGGGCAATGATTGCCAATATTAAAGCCGGTCAAACGGTTCAAGGCGGCAGTACGCTCACACAGCAATTAGTTAAAAACCTATTTTTATCCAGCGAACGTTCTCTGACACGTAAAGCCAATGAAGCTTTAATGTCATTGGTGTTAGATTGGCGATATGATAAAAACCGTATCTTAGAAACCTATCTGAACGAGATTTACCTTGGTCAAAATGGTGATATTCAAATTCACGGTTTTGCACTGGCGAGCCAATTTTATTTTGGTCGTTCTATCCGTGAAATTAGCCTAGACCAAATTGCCCTTTTAGTTGGCATGGTGAAAGGACCATCCCTTTATAATCCATGGCGAAATCCACAATATGCCCTCGATCGCCGAAATGTAGTATTGAAACTGATGCTTGATCACCAAATGATTGGGGATGAGCTTTATGAGATGTTGAGTAAACGTCCATTAGGCGTGCAAGCTAAAGGTCAAATTTCACGTAAATACCCTGCTTTCATCCAAACATTACAAGCGGATCTTCGCCGTCAATTAGGGGAAAACAAAACCTCTGCACTACTTGGTGCGAGAATTTTCTCCACCATGGATTTAAAACAACAGGCACAAGCTGAAAATGCCGTAGTGAATACGGTTAATCAGTTACAACTACAAACTAAAAATCCACATTTAGAAGGTGCAATGATTATCGCGGATTATCACCTGGGTGAAGTACGCGCTGTTGTCGGTGGATTACAAACAGAATATGCGGGCTTTAACCGTGCGTTAATGTCAAAACGTCAAATTGGTTCTTTAGTAAAACCATCCATTTATTTGACCGCACTGATGAATCCGGAACAATTCCGTTTAAATACACCAATTCAAAACCAACCAATCACGATTTATGTTAAAGGTAGCCAACCTTGGCAACCTCGTAACTACGATCGCAAATATAGTGGTTCGGTGATGCTAATGGACGCCCTTGCTCGCTCGCTGAATATTCCAACGGTAAATATTGGGATGAAAGTCGGCTTGAGCAAAGTGATTGATACGCAAAAAGCCATGGGTTGGGATAATGTAGCCATTCCCAAAGTGCCTGCAACCTTGCTCGGTTCTTACAGTATTTCACCTTATGATGTAACCAAACTCTATCAAACCATTGCAAATCAAGGTGGCAAAATTGAGTTAAGTACCATTCAAAGCATTGCCGATCGTCAAGGAAATATTATTTACGAACACAATACAGTGCCGGATCAAGTGGTGCCAAGAGAAGCGGCTTATCAAACCTTATATGCGATGCAACAAACCGTAGAACGTGGTACTGCGCGTAGTTTACAAAATGATTATGCGGATCTTCATCTTGCGGGTAAAACAGGTACGACCAACGATGCCCGTGATACGTGGTTTGTGGGTATTGATGGTAAAAATGTTAGCACCATTTGGTTAGGTCGTGATGATAACGGTGAAACCAAATTAACAGGTGCCTCAGGTGCATTACAAATCTATAAAGATTACTTAAACCGTGTGGTCATTGAAAAACTGAAACTTGGTCAACCTTCTACAATTAAATGGGTTGGCATCAATGCTTACGGTAGTTGGAGTTGTGGTAGTAGCCGAACAATCCCTGTTTGGGCAAATAAAGATCAAAATTTCTGTGCTTCAGCACAAACAACGAGTACTGCGACTGCTACCGCGACGCAAACTACGCAATCGCCACAACCTGAACAACCTGAATCACCAAAACAAGAAAGTGTATGGGATGTGTTAGATAATAAAGCGCCTGTTGAAGAAGCTACGCCGGCTCAATAA
- a CDS encoding YacL family protein yields the protein MDFQFTHYLGNVHAKCSMEHIALANWFNSEVRSNPQAFLTALSACEQIKNNDEVTLIGAEYTLFINTDEVIIRANNLAIETDEILEDDFHYYDEESIAFCGTTDFIHFLNAYFEFIA from the coding sequence ATGGATTTTCAATTTACCCATTATCTAGGCAATGTGCACGCCAAATGTTCAATGGAACACATTGCACTAGCTAATTGGTTTAATTCAGAAGTGCGGTCAAATCCTCAAGCGTTTTTGACCGCACTTTCTGCCTGTGAGCAGATTAAAAATAATGATGAAGTCACGCTGATTGGTGCCGAATACACGCTTTTTATCAATACCGATGAAGTGATAATTCGTGCCAATAACCTTGCGATTGAAACAGATGAAATTTTAGAAGACGACTTCCATTATTATGATGAAGAAAGCATCGCCTTCTGCGGTACAACAGACTTCATCCACTTTCTTAATGCCTATTTTGAATTTATTGCTTAA
- the erpA gene encoding iron-sulfur cluster insertion protein ErpA, whose translation MSDLDMAVPLTFTDAAANKVKSLISEEENNELKLRVYITGGGCSGFQYGFTFDDKVNEGDLTIEKAGVQLVIDPMSLQYLIGGTVDYTEGLEGSRFVVNNPNATSTCGCGSSFSI comes from the coding sequence ATGTCAGATTTAGATATGGCCGTGCCGCTAACTTTTACTGATGCGGCAGCCAATAAAGTAAAAAGTTTAATTAGCGAAGAAGAAAACAATGAATTAAAATTACGCGTGTACATCACCGGTGGTGGCTGCAGCGGTTTCCAATATGGTTTTACCTTTGATGATAAAGTCAATGAAGGTGACTTAACCATTGAAAAAGCCGGTGTGCAATTAGTGATTGACCCAATGAGTTTACAATACTTAATTGGCGGCACCGTTGATTACACTGAGGGATTGGAAGGTTCTCGTTTTGTGGTGAACAATCCGAATGCAACCAGCACCTGTGGCTGTGGTTCTTCATTCAGCATCTAA
- the map gene encoding type I methionyl aminopeptidase, producing MGIPLRTEEEIIKLREACKLASDVLVMIEPYVKEGVTTGELDRICHDYMVNVQNVIPACLNYHGFPKATCISINEVVCHGIPSDDKKLKQGDIVNIDVTVIKDGYFGDNSKMYVVGETNIRSQKLVEAAQEALYVGLRTVKPGIRLNEIGKAVQKYTESQGFSVVREYCGHGVGTEFHCEPQVLHYYADDGGVILKPGMVFTIEPMINAGKKEVRIMGDGWTVKTKDRSHSAQYEHQIVVTENGCEVMTIRDEEIAEGRIQRMMVNI from the coding sequence ATGGGCATTCCATTAAGAACTGAAGAAGAAATTATTAAGTTACGTGAAGCGTGTAAATTAGCGTCTGATGTCTTAGTCATGATCGAACCTTATGTCAAAGAAGGGGTGACGACGGGAGAATTGGATCGCATTTGTCATGATTACATGGTGAACGTACAAAACGTGATTCCTGCCTGTTTAAATTATCATGGCTTCCCGAAAGCAACCTGTATTTCTATAAATGAAGTGGTTTGCCATGGTATTCCAAGCGACGATAAAAAATTAAAACAGGGCGATATTGTCAATATTGATGTGACCGTGATTAAAGACGGTTATTTCGGCGATAACTCTAAGATGTATGTCGTGGGTGAAACTAATATTCGTAGCCAAAAATTAGTTGAAGCGGCACAAGAAGCGCTTTATGTGGGATTGCGTACGGTTAAGCCGGGCATTCGTTTAAATGAAATTGGTAAAGCAGTACAAAAATATACCGAAAGCCAAGGTTTTAGCGTGGTACGTGAGTATTGCGGCCACGGCGTGGGAACTGAATTCCACTGTGAACCACAAGTATTACACTATTATGCTGATGATGGCGGTGTGATTTTAAAACCGGGTATGGTATTCACCATTGAGCCAATGATTAATGCGGGTAAAAAAGAAGTGCGTATTATGGGCGATGGTTGGACAGTAAAAACCAAAGACCGTAGCCATTCAGCGCAATATGAGCATCAAATTGTGGTTACCGAAAACGGTTGTGAAGTGATGACAATCCGTGATGAAGAAATTGCGGAAGGTCGAATTCAACGTATGATGGTCAATATTTAA
- the glnD gene encoding bifunctional uridylyltransferase/uridylyl-removing protein GlnD produces MLFPYHFDSPLTPSVVKIQRENLKELERQHFSDYSVFELIANRTQFCDDLLKQLWQQFELDKAHLTLIAVGGYGRQEIFPLSDLDVLILSKEERGVETEEKIAQFVQFLWDCGFDVGHSVRSLEECEKEGKQDITIATNLLESRYLSGDVSLFNALEEILKRPDFWAVKSFFDAKVQEQIERYQRYHNTSYNLEPDLKYSPGGLRDLHLLYWIALRHTGEMTLNGILESGFIYPSEHQQLLDSQEFLFKVRFALHLILKRYDNRLLFDRQIKVSEMLGFKGEGNRGVEKMMKRFFQALRSISRLTDILIKHYKAHFLSTDGEVSIHPLDDNFELVNQSLCLRKEDVFLRSPDRILDLFFYLTQHEQAEIHSSTLRQLQIALESLTQKLCDIPEAREKFIRLFNQPKAIQRAFLPMHQYGVLTAYLPQWQGIEGLMQFDLFHIYTVDEHTLRVMLKLESFLAEDEAESHPICHQIFSQISDRTLLYVAALFHDIAKGRGGDHAELGAEDIADFARLHGFDRREIETMAWLVKEHLLMSITAQRRDIHDPEVVMNFAENVQNRVRLDYLTCLTVADICATNGTLWNSWKRSLFASLYDYTAQQFRQGMDLLLDNEEKILENRQLALAILSEEKPELSEEKISALWQRCPSDYFLRNSPKQIAWHTELLAEFDGEVLVKISNRFSSGGTEIFVYCPDQANLFNKVVSTIGAKKFSIHDAQILTSDDGYVFDSFIITELNGELVRSERRRELETVLTSVLLGEKLPSMSFANNRQLQHFTVKTDVRFLKETKKEHTELEVVALDKPGLLAQISQIFTELKLNLWNAKITTVGEKAEDFFILTNEKGTALTEEERGGLENVLYERL; encoded by the coding sequence ATGCTTTTTCCTTATCATTTCGATTCTCCACTCACGCCAAGTGTGGTCAAAATTCAGCGTGAAAATTTGAAGGAATTGGAACGTCAGCATTTTTCTGATTATTCTGTTTTTGAGCTGATTGCTAACCGTACACAATTTTGTGATGATTTGTTAAAACAGCTTTGGCAGCAATTTGAATTAGATAAAGCTCATCTCACCTTAATTGCAGTAGGTGGGTACGGAAGACAAGAAATCTTTCCTTTATCTGACCTAGATGTTCTTATTCTTTCAAAAGAAGAAAGAGGCGTTGAAACGGAAGAAAAAATTGCTCAGTTTGTGCAGTTCTTGTGGGATTGTGGATTCGACGTAGGGCATAGTGTTCGTTCTTTGGAAGAATGTGAGAAGGAAGGTAAACAAGACATTACTATTGCCACCAATTTACTTGAGTCTCGTTATTTATCGGGAGATGTATCCCTTTTCAATGCTTTAGAGGAAATACTGAAAAGGCCAGATTTTTGGGCGGTAAAATCATTCTTTGATGCCAAAGTACAAGAACAAATTGAACGTTATCAGCGTTATCACAACACCAGTTACAATTTAGAACCCGATTTAAAATACAGCCCAGGTGGTTTGCGGGATCTTCACCTTTTATATTGGATCGCCTTACGCCACACAGGAGAAATGACCCTTAATGGCATTTTGGAAAGCGGTTTTATTTACCCATCAGAACACCAACAATTATTAGACAGCCAAGAATTTTTATTCAAAGTGCGGTTCGCTTTGCACTTGATTTTAAAACGTTATGACAACCGACTGCTGTTTGATCGTCAAATCAAAGTGAGCGAGATGCTTGGTTTTAAAGGCGAGGGAAACCGAGGTGTGGAAAAAATGATGAAACGTTTTTTCCAAGCTTTACGCTCTATTTCTCGCTTGACCGATATCCTAATTAAGCATTATAAAGCGCATTTTTTATCAACGGATGGCGAGGTTTCTATTCATCCTTTGGATGATAATTTTGAGTTAGTGAATCAAAGCTTGTGTTTACGTAAGGAAGATGTGTTTTTACGTTCACCGGATCGTATTTTGGATCTTTTTTTCTATCTTACGCAGCATGAACAAGCCGAAATTCATTCCTCAACATTACGCCAACTTCAGATTGCGTTGGAAAGTTTGACGCAGAAATTATGTGATATTCCTGAAGCAAGAGAAAAATTTATTCGGTTATTTAATCAACCGAAAGCGATTCAGCGCGCATTTCTTCCAATGCACCAATACGGTGTGTTAACGGCTTATTTACCACAATGGCAGGGAATTGAAGGCTTAATGCAATTTGATCTTTTCCACATTTACACCGTGGATGAGCATACCTTGCGAGTGATGTTGAAGTTGGAAAGTTTCTTAGCTGAAGACGAAGCAGAATCTCATCCCATTTGCCATCAAATATTTAGTCAAATTTCTGACCGCACTTTGCTTTATGTTGCCGCACTTTTCCATGATATCGCGAAAGGGCGAGGGGGTGATCATGCGGAGTTAGGGGCTGAAGACATCGCTGACTTTGCTCGTTTGCATGGTTTTGATCGTCGAGAAATCGAAACGATGGCTTGGCTAGTGAAAGAACATTTACTCATGTCAATCACTGCGCAGCGTCGAGATATTCATGATCCGGAAGTCGTGATGAACTTTGCAGAAAATGTGCAAAATCGAGTTCGTTTAGATTATCTCACTTGTCTGACCGTTGCGGATATTTGTGCGACAAATGGTACATTATGGAATAGCTGGAAGCGTTCTCTTTTTGCCTCTTTATACGATTATACGGCGCAACAATTCCGACAAGGGATGGATTTGTTATTAGATAATGAAGAAAAGATCCTTGAAAATCGTCAATTGGCGTTGGCAATTTTATCCGAAGAAAAACCAGAATTATCGGAAGAGAAAATTTCAGCGTTGTGGCAGCGTTGCCCATCTGATTATTTCTTACGAAATAGCCCGAAACAAATTGCGTGGCATACAGAGTTATTAGCTGAATTTGATGGTGAAGTACTCGTTAAAATCAGTAACCGTTTTTCTAGCGGTGGGACTGAAATTTTCGTTTATTGCCCCGATCAAGCTAATTTGTTTAATAAAGTGGTATCAACCATTGGCGCGAAAAAATTCAGTATTCATGATGCGCAAATTTTGACATCCGATGATGGCTACGTATTCGACAGCTTTATCATCACAGAATTAAATGGTGAATTGGTTCGTTCTGAACGTCGCCGAGAATTAGAGACGGTATTAACCTCTGTTTTATTAGGTGAAAAATTGCCATCCATGTCTTTTGCAAATAATCGACAGTTGCAACATTTTACCGTAAAAACAGATGTACGTTTTTTGAAAGAAACTAAAAAAGAGCATACCGAATTAGAAGTGGTGGCTTTAGATAAACCCGGTTTATTGGCTCAAATCAGTCAAATTTTTACCGAGTTAAAACTCAATCTCTGGAATGCAAAAATCACGACAGTGGGAGAAAAAGCTGAAGACTTTTTTATTCTAACAAACGAGAAAGGCACAGCATTAACCGAAGAGGAAAGGGGGGGGTTAGAAAACGTGCTCTATGAACGCTTATAA
- the hemL gene encoding glutamate-1-semialdehyde 2,1-aminomutase: MTKSTALFSRAQEVIPGGVNSPVRAFKGVGGTPVFIQKAKGAYIYDTEGKQYIDYVGSWGPMILGHNHPTILDAVLKAAENGLSFGAPTPSEIDLAELVCEIVPSIEMVRMVSSGTEATMTAIRLARGYTNRSKILKFEGCYHGHSDSLLVKAGSGALTLGQPSSPGVPEDFAKHTLTAEYNNLDSVKKLFEEFPNDIACVIIEPVAGNMNCIPPKEGFLQGIREICDQYGALFIIDEVMTGFRVSLAGAQAYYGVTPDLTTLGKVIGGGMPVGAVGGKKVIMQHLAPTGPVYQAGTLSGNPIAMAAGLACLTELKKAGNEQHLAELTTKLCDGLKALAQKHNVPFVINHVGGMFGIFFTDQKQVTSYAEVMKCDTEKFKVFFHKMLDQGVYLAPSAFEAGFMSLAHTNEDIEKTLAAADIAFAAVA; the protein is encoded by the coding sequence ATGACAAAATCAACCGCACTTTTCTCTCGTGCACAAGAAGTTATTCCTGGTGGTGTAAACTCCCCCGTTCGTGCCTTTAAAGGCGTAGGTGGTACACCTGTATTTATTCAAAAAGCCAAAGGCGCTTATATTTACGATACTGAAGGCAAACAATATATCGATTACGTGGGTTCGTGGGGGCCAATGATTTTAGGTCACAACCACCCTACTATTTTAGATGCTGTATTAAAAGCGGCAGAAAATGGTTTAAGTTTTGGTGCACCAACCCCCTCTGAAATTGATTTAGCGGAATTAGTCTGTGAAATAGTGCCATCAATTGAAATGGTTCGTATGGTGAGTTCGGGTACTGAAGCGACCATGACAGCCATTCGTCTCGCGCGTGGTTATACCAATAGAAGCAAAATCTTAAAATTTGAAGGTTGTTACCACGGCCATTCTGATTCACTTCTAGTAAAAGCAGGATCGGGGGCGTTAACACTTGGTCAACCAAGCTCGCCAGGTGTGCCTGAAGATTTTGCAAAACACACTTTAACTGCAGAATATAACAATCTTGATTCTGTTAAAAAATTATTTGAAGAATTTCCTAACGACATCGCTTGTGTGATTATTGAACCTGTCGCAGGCAACATGAACTGTATTCCGCCAAAAGAAGGTTTCTTACAAGGCATTCGCGAAATCTGTGACCAATATGGTGCACTTTTCATTATTGATGAAGTCATGACAGGTTTCCGTGTTTCACTTGCTGGTGCACAAGCTTACTATGGTGTAACACCTGATCTCACCACATTAGGTAAAGTCATTGGTGGCGGTATGCCAGTGGGTGCTGTTGGCGGTAAAAAAGTGATTATGCAACACCTCGCACCAACCGGCCCTGTTTATCAAGCAGGTACTCTTTCAGGTAACCCGATTGCAATGGCGGCAGGTTTAGCCTGTTTAACTGAATTGAAAAAAGCAGGTAATGAACAACACCTTGCAGAATTAACTACAAAACTTTGTGATGGCTTAAAAGCATTAGCCCAAAAACACAATGTACCATTTGTGATTAATCATGTAGGCGGCATGTTTGGTATTTTCTTCACTGACCAAAAACAAGTTACCTCTTATGCAGAAGTCATGAAATGTGATACCGAAAAATTCAAAGTGTTCTTCCATAAAATGCTCGATCAAGGTGTTTACCTTGCTCCTTCTGCTTTTGAAGCAGGCTTTATGTCTTTAGCACATACAAATGAAGACATTGAAAAAACGCTTGCTGCCGCTGATATTGCATTTGCCGCAGTGGCTTAA
- the wecA gene encoding UDP-N-acetylglucosamine--undecaprenyl-phosphate N-acetylglucosaminephosphotransferase, with protein sequence MLSLLVTFLGALLTLIVMRPIANKIGLVDKPNYRKRHQGAIPLIGGVSLFMGNLCYYLMEWDQLRLPYLYIFSIFVLLAIGILDDRFDISPFLRAGIQAVLAILMIDLGNVYLDHLGQILGPFQLTLGSIGLIITVFATIAIINAFNMIDGIDGLLGGLSIVSFAAIGILMFRDGQMDMAYWSFALIVAILPYLLLNLGIPFGPKYKVFMGDAGSTLIGFTIIWILLLSTQGKGHPMNPVTALWIIAVPLIDMVAIIYRRLRKGKSPFRPDRLHVHHLMVRAGLTSRQAFLLITFFAAICATIGILGEVFYINEWAMFIAFIVLFFLYAYSITKAWKITRWVRRMKRRARRNKQ encoded by the coding sequence ATGCTAAGTCTTCTCGTCACTTTTTTAGGGGCATTGTTAACCTTAATTGTCATGCGACCAATTGCTAATAAAATTGGTTTGGTTGATAAACCGAATTATCGTAAACGTCACCAAGGTGCGATTCCGCTCATTGGCGGTGTTTCTCTTTTTATGGGAAACCTTTGCTATTATTTAATGGAGTGGGATCAACTTCGTTTACCTTATCTTTATATATTCAGTATTTTTGTTCTACTGGCAATTGGTATATTAGATGACCGCTTCGATATTAGCCCCTTCTTGCGTGCAGGAATTCAAGCAGTGCTTGCGATTTTAATGATCGACTTGGGTAATGTTTATTTAGATCATTTAGGCCAGATTCTCGGACCATTCCAATTAACACTTGGTTCTATTGGATTGATTATTACCGTATTTGCGACAATTGCGATTATTAATGCCTTTAATATGATTGATGGTATCGATGGATTATTGGGTGGATTATCAATTGTTTCCTTTGCTGCCATTGGTATTTTAATGTTCCGTGATGGACAGATGGATATGGCATATTGGAGTTTTGCCTTAATTGTAGCGATTTTACCTTATCTATTATTAAACTTAGGGATTCCATTCGGACCAAAATATAAAGTGTTCATGGGCGATGCAGGAAGTACTTTAATCGGCTTTACTATTATTTGGATTCTACTTTTAAGTACACAAGGAAAAGGACATCCGATGAATCCAGTGACCGCACTTTGGATTATTGCAGTGCCTTTAATTGATATGGTGGCCATTATTTATCGCCGTTTACGCAAAGGAAAAAGTCCATTCCGTCCGGATCGCTTACACGTACACCACTTAATGGTTCGTGCTGGATTAACCTCTCGCCAAGCCTTTTTATTAATTACTTTCTTTGCGGCCATTTGTGCCACAATCGGGATCTTAGGCGAAGTCTTCTATATTAATGAATGGGCAATGTTTATTGCGTTTATTGTATTATTCTTCCTTTATGCTTATTCAATAACAAAAGCATGGAAAATCACCCGTTGGGTACGAAGAATGAAACGTCGTGCACGTCGTAACAAGCAATAA